The stretch of DNA GCCAAAACACACGGGGGTACACACACACGAACACATAGCACGCCCATGGAGCTCCAGAGCACCCCCACATagtaattcatgaaaatttccatcTCACTTCCCTCACACCTCTTGTTGGGTCCGGGAAAATTTCCCCTCTACCTGGTACTTTGCCTCTCTTCCTCACCCCCGCACACACTCGGGGATACTTGTATACGCACCCACCCGGAAGTGCGCCCCACTGTCCAACTACCCGTCCTCACTAGGGCACACAGGATGGCTTTCCGAGCACCAAGAGGTGACTGGGGGCagtgaaaaaaagctccctggTGATTTTTCGGTGCAAAAGGGGGAGACACAAAGATGGTGGCCCCCCACAAAAATCCACAGAGAGAATCACTCGGAGCTTGCAATGGGGTGTTACCTTCCAACAAATGAGCCGTTCACACTCTACAAATGCATTTACCTACGCATAAAACAGAAGCACACACGGATTTATGCAATTGCACTCGCGGACGAGGACATTTATCCctttttgcaaacttttttctccttgCGGAACGCAAAATTCACGGctacacttttttctttttttttatattattttcctcCTCGCTCCGACGCCTAGCGGAAAATTCTTAAGCTCCCCGGATGAAACATTATGTTGGAGAATTTTGGTGAAAcatgagaaaatcaaaatattattgaaaaagcGAGAAGGATATAAAGTAGATAGCAGATATCTGTCTCACTCGCACTGGTagttttttggaattttcttgagttttcCGACGAATCTCTTTGGGAAAATGGGTCTATTTATGCTCAGTAGGCGATATAGGGCTAATAACGATGGAAAAACCcagaaagaaattcaaaaaatcaacaatttctcATAGGAAACCTTTCAACGTTTAGCGGGTTTAGCGGCTCTGCGTGAAGTTTCTCAGAAGATACAACGCACGCTGATTCAATCAACGATTAGTTTtgttgtcaaaaaaaaaaacttcacgcGTTCTTTTCTGCGGCATTTTTGCACGTAAAAAAACTGGCGTTTGGACTTCTCGTGTGTTCACCCTGATCATGTGTGATACCTTCAAATCGGAGAAATAATGGAGAATCCACTGTGTCCGGAAGGTAagttgaaaataaagaaaaatatcgaGCACCCGCCAAACACGCCCGGAAATAAATTCTCTCCTCCACCCACAGACGATGATCTGCGGAAGATTATCAACAAATTAGCTGAATTTGTGGCTCGCAATGGCCCGGATTTTGAGGCAATGATCAAATCCAAACAAATTGATAATCCACGCTTCAGATTCCTCTTTGGCGGCGAATACTTTGCCTACTACAAGCAACGTGTGGCTGCGGAGCAAGGAAGTGAGTTGAGATTCCTCTGGATGAgagatttttgattaatttcttactttttttggTGGCAGGAATAAAGCTACAGCAGAGCGAAGGAAATCATTCACATCCAGACTACCGATTCCCTGGTAGTGCTGGTGCAGAGATGCAGCAATTGTGGATGAATAATGATCCATTGCCGCCGCCGCATCAGAATTCCATTAATGTGCAACTGAAGGCGCTGAATTTGCAACAGAACACCCTCCGGAGTCAAATAAGGCAGTCAGAGCAGAATCTTTCGGCACAGCATACGGCTCTGGTGCAGCAGCAACAGACCTACATTGACGAGGCAGTACGGAAGGCCCAAATGGAGCACCTGGAGACACAGGCAGAAGCCACGGGGATTTCCCTGAAGGAGTTCGATGAGATTCTCATCCCAATTGTGGAATCCTGCACAAAAGATAGCATTTCAACGGGAAAGAATTGGATTCTTCAGCATACGGGTGATGCTGCCAAGAGCAATGTCATCCTGCAGTACCTCCTGCAGAAGGCACTCATCCCCGACACGGAATTCTCCCACAAACTCCATCTCATCTACCTTGTCAACGATGTCCTTCATCACTGTATCCGGAAGAATGCCGTTGAACTCAAGCAATGCCTCGAGAATGTTGTAATTCCCATGTTTTGCAGTGCACAGACGAGTAAGTTGTAAAAATGGAAGCTCTTCCGGAACAttttaagctaaaaaaaatcatttttcagtTGCAAATGAGGCACAAGTGGCAAAATTGACGAAACTCCTTTCACTCTGGGAATCAAAGGCAAATTTCTTCGATGCATGCGTCATATCGAAGCTAAAGTCCCCGCAGTCATCGCTCCAAGAGTACCGAACAAATCTCCTTGTAAAGCATGCGAGTGTCGTGACTTCCCTCAATGCTGCCTCGAAGAATGCCTTTGATAGCTACCAGCAACAGCATCATGCATTTGTGGCGCATGCAACGCAGCAAATTGCAACTTTGGAGGCACAGAAGCAGACTCTTGAGCAGCAGAATATGCGCCAAATGCCGCATATTGGGCCTCCGGAACAATTCTACAGCGACAACAATGACTTTCAGAACTCACGCGTTCCGCCACCACCGAGTTTGGCACCAAATGTCGTGCCTCAGGTGAGCAGCTCTCATGCCGGCTACGGTGGTCACGAGGAGAGTGGGGATGATGGGCTGGTGGATCAGGGAGGGGGTTTCGCGCTGCCACCGCCGAACTTCCAACTTCCGGATCTGTCGAAGCCACCACCGAACCTCAATCAACCAGCCCCGAAGCCCGTGGAGAAGGTTGAGGATCTCAAACCTTCAGTGCCGTACTTTGATTTACCAGCTGGGTTGATTGTCCCACTAATACGGCTGGAGGATTACAGCTACAAACCCCTCGATCCGACCCTCATTCAACTCCCACAGCCAGCTCCACCGAGTGAGAGACTCCTCGGAGCTGTGGAGGCTTTCTATTCCCTTCCTAGTCACGACAGGCCACGGGatgggtgagtttttttttcatatttattccTTGTCtgcatatttttcattgattttgcGAGTAAATTACAGTGATGGTCGTAAAAATTGCAACAACAAAactcttaaagatttttctttctctccccTTTCAGGGAAGGCTGGGAGAAATTGGGTCTGTACGAATACTACAAAGTAAAGAATCAATCGAGGAAGCAAAAGGAGGAGGAAATAATGCAAGGCGTGCGTGAACGTTCACGTTCTCCAAGTCCAATAACAATAGAAATGAATtcattcaagaagaaaaagaaacgacGACGATATCGTTCGAAGAGTCGCAGCAAAAGTCGCTCAAAATCTCGATCTCCACCACCGGCAATCATACGGAAGGATATACGTGGGCCACCACAGAGATTTATTCCCAATTCCGTGGGGAACAGCCATAGAGGGAAGTACTGAGCCAGGgctgattttatttaaaacaaaaagaaagcaaaaggAATGCcggaagatgattttttttttgaaaaaagagacaaattaagtaaaatggGTGTTTAATCTATATATAGTTTAGTGGTACTCCATGATTTTAAGCAGCAACACACGCAGTTTTCGTGCTTCAATACCAATTGTGGGTGGTTGATCGGCATTCTCATCGAAGGGATTTGTGAGGATTGATGGAATGGAGATGCCGTAAATTTCGCAGGTGCGCAAAAAGTTGAGAACCTCCTGAACAGCCGCCGTGGGGAGGACCAGAGTCTGCTTAGCGAGGCAGGTGAGGAGCCCCAGAACGCAACGTTTCACATGGAGCCACGTATCGGCACACAAGCGTGTCCCGGAGCCCCCATCGAGGGCATGAGCGATCCTCGAGAGCCCGAATTCGTAGTTCCCCTTGGCGCAGTAGAGTGTTCCAATTACCAGATTAACAATGCAAAGGTGCAGGAATGGAGCTGTATTCCCAGCTGCAAGAGCCCCGGGGGCTTTACGCTCTTCCGCCCTCTCAACTTTCCGCATCAGCTCTTCCGCCTCCTCATTTTGCGACGTCATAATGTAGGCAACACAGAGATTCGCCAAGACTGCAGCTGAAACACtcaaaatctacaaaaataaatcaaaggaGGATTCAATACAACATCTCACAGAAAATTGGAGGGGAAACTTCCTTACATCGTCGTAGTTTTGCCGGACAATTGGCTCGTAGAAAGCAGCAGCTTCTTTGTATTTGTCCCCACGCATGAAGAGCACGTGTGCAGCATGAAGGCGCCAAATGGGGGTTTCAGAACAAAATTCCGCACTAGCACGAAATTCACGTTCAGCCCCCGCAAAATCATCCACACGCCATGGGAGCCAAGCTCGAGCCATTGCCACGGGGATGTAGCTGCAAAGAATTCGGTGAGtacgtaaattaatttattttatgctcttaAATCCCTAAAAAATCGTTGCAAAAACAAAGAGAATGCtgaaaacctttaatttatttaattatgatTTGATTGAATGAAATTCCATTCATTTGACTTCAATTTCCCCACAATGTGTCCTTTATTTTGCATCTCCGGGGAGTAATAGCAAAGGGGAAATTATCTGGAGAATATTTGGACATTTCTTCCCGAATATTTGAGGAATACGGAATAtttattaagagaaaaaaatgtaaaattgctTAAATTAGCGTGAAAACCATCAGAATCTTTATATtggaaaggagtttatccgtttctctatgagaaaattcctcattcgaGGAAACCATGGCGTAGTCATAAATTACTTAAAAGAAGTGAttttagaatcttttttttttaacataaaagaCGTTGAactggattaaaaaaaaacgacttgacttttattcacaaaagcGCTTGATATTTATCTTCAAACGTTTGatgataattttcaatgttgacgattattttttaacgtttgacgtttcttttctgatCGTTTAAAGTTCATTTTAAAATGGGACGCTTCTTTTTCTATCGTTTAACATATTTCTTTAAGgcttgaggtttttttttctgtgtttaacgtttattttctaacgttcgatAATTCATTTCTATggcttgagatttttttatctaacaCTTGACGCtcattttaacgtttaaagcttcttttctaatgttttaccatttgatatttttttttaaacttttgacgTTACTTTCCTTATATTACTTTCCTTCCTTTTTgtctaacgtttgaaaattcatttttttttaatttcaaaaatgtattttgacataaaaaaaaaagattttttaactcCGAAAGAAAAGCCGGAACTTACTAAACTTTTTaatccttggaggatttttgcTGGCCAAAAAGGCGAATtagacttttttcaatcgcctCAGAATTAAAAGGTCTTAAACatatcgtgataatttctacatctgtgtgcagggaatttcaattacttcaagatcgtcgaaagaaaacttggaaaaatattttattttgagagaaaacgaaagtcaaacttttgaggttagaaacctcgatcctccaagtgtttaGGGTGTTTGTAGACACCCAAATACTCTCCCTGGCTATGCCCTTTGGAGGAAACAAGAGAGTCAAGCGTAATTTTGTagagtaaaaaattaaaaacattaagaaataGTCAAAGCTGAGAAAAACTGTCAAAGACATGTCCAAAAATGggaacaatgacgtcacagcTGTGTTTTCTGCCTTTTTCAATGCAATACTTtcaatattccgaataatttggaagttttctcaaatattCTCGAATACCTTTAAGTATTTTCTACAAGATTCCATTACCACATGAATTTTTATCCAGATAAATGCCCCTTggtaaatataattaaaactttctcaCCTTCCCCACAAttcagtgagagagagagagaaatttcctACTAAATTGCTTTACAAGCACTATTACCTCATGAATGGGTTGGTTTGTAAAtagattttctattaataaCTCCCTTTTATATCcttatgaaaattgaaaatgtaaaatgaaaagCCTTTTTCATGGTTTaaaagaggaaattcaattgaaaagagaaattacCGTGAATACcgtgaaattatttaataaatgcGGCATAgttgaaataacaaaaaaaaggatgtaAAAGGACTCACTTGTCCAGAGCTGCTTCGTATTCCCTCAGGGAACTACGAAGGATATTCTGATCTCCAGATCCACGAGCATCTTGTACCTTAGCTGCCAGTGAACGTAGTTTTCCAGCTAAATTCGATGCAAGTGTCCCGAGTTTCTGTTCAGCATCCTCCGAGGATGTCTGGGCAGTTATCAAAGCGTCGAGAAGGTCATACAGATAGGGTGTGAGATATCTATATGTGAGATGAGCGTGCTCAGCCAATAAATCCGCTGCTGTGTCGTACATTTCGTGTTTGCAGCAAAGGAGGAGGATATTGGCGAAAGTTTCCGGTGGACAGGTGGGTGGTCCGAGTTCCATGAGGAATGCCAAACGCCGGAGACCAGCTCCAGCTCCAGCGGGGTCTGTTAGGGCCATATTGTGGAGGGTAACTGGATCGAGTTCAGGTTCAGCTCTCGGT from Lutzomyia longipalpis isolate SR_M1_2022 chromosome 4, ASM2433408v1 encodes:
- the LOC129795811 gene encoding calcium homeostasis endoplasmic reticulum protein; the encoded protein is MENPLCPEDDDLRKIINKLAEFVARNGPDFEAMIKSKQIDNPRFRFLFGGEYFAYYKQRVAAEQGRIKLQQSEGNHSHPDYRFPGSAGAEMQQLWMNNDPLPPPHQNSINVQLKALNLQQNTLRSQIRQSEQNLSAQHTALVQQQQTYIDEAVRKAQMEHLETQAEATGISLKEFDEILIPIVESCTKDSISTGKNWILQHTGDAAKSNVILQYLLQKALIPDTEFSHKLHLIYLVNDVLHHCIRKNAVELKQCLENVVIPMFCSAQTIANEAQVAKLTKLLSLWESKANFFDACVISKLKSPQSSLQEYRTNLLVKHASVVTSLNAASKNAFDSYQQQHHAFVAHATQQIATLEAQKQTLEQQNMRQMPHIGPPEQFYSDNNDFQNSRVPPPPSLAPNVVPQVSSSHAGYGGHEESGDDGLVDQGGGFALPPPNFQLPDLSKPPPNLNQPAPKPVEKVEDLKPSVPYFDLPAGLIVPLIRLEDYSYKPLDPTLIQLPQPAPPSERLLGAVEAFYSLPSHDRPRDGEGWEKLGLYEYYKVKNQSRKQKEEEIMQGVRERSRSPSPITIEMNSFKKKKKRRRYRSKSRSKSRSKSRSPPPAIIRKDIRGPPQRFIPNSVGNSHRGKY
- the LOC129795809 gene encoding tetratricopeptide repeat protein 30 homolog, whose translation is MYANNVIIRDGEYTKVIYTLIKEERFHEAIDALNNIEEVSSSRAGLSLLGHCYFQCQDFIEAANCYEHLMAIAPEVPEYRLYFAQCLYQAGLFDEALKVTQLVDAPHLGEKVRQLQSAIRYGNEDYAGAQTLLLQRPAGAEATLSDEGCLLYQASLYEDALQRFTTSLQTGGFNPLVAYNAALCHFRRKENSQALNYIGEIVERGIRNHPELGIGAQAETEGGARSVGNPPALAASGLAQALNLKAAIEYQEGNLEGAREALLDLPPRAEPELDPVTLHNMALTDPAGAGAGLRRLAFLMELGPPTCPPETFANILLLCCKHEMYDTAADLLAEHAHLTYRYLTPYLYDLLDALITAQTSSEDAEQKLGTLASNLAGKLRSLAAKVQDARGSGDQNILRSSLREYEAALDNYIPVAMARAWLPWRVDDFAGAEREFRASAEFCSETPIWRLHAAHVLFMRGDKYKEAAAFYEPIVRQNYDDILSVSAAVLANLCVAYIMTSQNEEAEELMRKVERAEERKAPGALAAGNTAPFLHLCIVNLVIGTLYCAKGNYEFGLSRIAHALDGGSGTRLCADTWLHVKRCVLGLLTCLAKQTLVLPTAAVQEVLNFLRTCEIYGISIPSILTNPFDENADQPPTIGIEARKLRVLLLKIMEYH